A section of the Carya illinoinensis cultivar Pawnee chromosome 12, C.illinoinensisPawnee_v1, whole genome shotgun sequence genome encodes:
- the LOC122289591 gene encoding uncharacterized protein LOC122289591 isoform X1, whose product MAGSGLPSLGRVKLTDLVPSEGLPSDSYKLSVSTLSQSLAQYSAAIIQFPASDGALLRSGLDSARLYFHQRASYPAADMIHTNDSREWCKTSGYYADPQMWQESYDYRPGLTPNEPNNAMEFPPAGLPDIFGLLGKAARVILDAISFYLTLRSSPFIEILDNVPLRHREISSSVLSVCCHARPSFQGAQHDLATPEGGQLVMYPDHEHQADKSMISLVKSDRAGLHIRDFQGRWILVDGDLGPQEAIVYPGLALYQATAGYINPALHRAEVNSMQGSMHGRCSISFKLMPKSMTSLSCSEMRAAGHGVEAQFQLPVPVDDFMQRSYPTDQLFHRQNIHCFNFPPAQDGSMKPLTRRRKNDPRSKPLPPSKRLRLEAQRVLKERVQDIADKKGIKLRFCNLKECENHVHTLESPCANIRMEIGWPPGVPFVHPHDLPNKAKIGFLEAYEPGWAATHDMELSLTEPGQKSISIVSNMRPPSISLSLHGLEELSSFSLLFCAP is encoded by the exons ATGGCAGGCAGTGGCCTGCCATCTTTGGGTCGTGTGAAGCTCACTGATCTAGTTCCCTCTGAAGGACTTCCTTCTGATTCTTACAAATTATCAGTCTCGACTTTGTCTCAGTCCCTAGCTCAATACTCTGCTGCCATCATTCAATTCCCAGCCAGTGATGGGGCTCTTTTAAGATCTGGGTTGGATTCTGCCCGCCTATACTTTCACCAAAGAGCCTCATACCCAGCTGCAGACATGATACATACCAATGATTCTCGTGAGTGGTGCAAGACATCTGGATACTATGCTGATCCTCAAATGTGGCAAGAATCTTATGATTACAGGCCAGGCCTGACTCCTAATGAGCCAAACAATGCAATGGAATTTCCTCCAGCTGGTTTACCGGATATATTTGGCCTGCTTGGAAAGGCAGCTCGGGTTATACTGGACGCTATCAGCTTCTATTTGACCTTGCGCAGCTCTCCATTTATTGAAATTCTAGATAATGTTCCATTGAGACATCGGGAAATTTCATCTTCAGTATTATCTGTTTGCTGTCATGCGAGGCCGTCGTTTCAGGGAGCACAACATGATTTAGCAACTCCAGAGGGTGGACAGTTAGTTATGTATCCGGACCATGAACACCAAGCTGATAAAAGCATGATATCTCTTGTTAAGTCAGATCGGGCAGGATTACACATAAGAGATTTCCAAGGCAGGTGGATTCTAGTGGATGGAGATCTTGGTCCCCAAGAAGCCATTGTTTATCCTGGACTTGCACTTTATCAGGCAACGGCAGGCTATATCAACCCTGCGTTACATAGAGCAGAGGTCAATAGTATGCAGGGTAGCATGCATGGAAGATGTTCTATATCTTTTAAACTAATGCCTAAATCAATGACCAGTCTCAGTTGTTCAGAGATGAGAGCAGCTGGTCATGGGGTTGAAGCTCAGTTCCAGCTTCCAGTACCTGTAGATGACTTCATGCAGAGATCCTATCCAACTGATCAGCTTTTCCACAGGCAGAATATCCACTGTTTTAATTTCCCTCCAGCCCAAGATG GGTCTATGAAGCCCTTGACGAGGAGGAGGAAAAATGATCCAAGAAGTAAACCGTTGCCACCTTCCAAAAGATTACGGCTCGAGGCTCAGAGGGTTCTGAAGGAGAGGGTTCAGGACATTGCAGATAAGAAGGGCATCAAGCTGAGGTTTTGTAACCTGAAGGAATGTGAGAATCATGTTCACACACTAGAAAGCCCATGTGCCAACATAAGAATGGAAATTGGGTGGCCACCTGGAGTACCATTTGTTCATCCCCATGATCTACCTAATAAGGCAAAGATTGGTTTCCTCGAAGCATATGAACCTGGTTGGGCAGCAACTCATGATATGGAGTTAAGTCTAACTGAACCTGGGCAG AAATCAATCTCCATAGTTTCAAATATGCGGCCACCCTCAATCAGCTTGTCGTTACATGGTCTGGAGGAACTCTCTAGTTTCTCCCTTCTGTTCTGTGCTCCTTGA
- the LOC122289591 gene encoding uncharacterized protein LOC122289591 isoform X4 yields the protein MAGSGLPSLGRVKLTDLVPSEGLPSDSYKLSVSTLSQSLAQYSAAIIQFPASDGALLRSGLDSARLYFHQRASYPAADMIHTNDSREWCKTSGYYADPQMWQESYDYRPGLTPNEPNNAMEFPPAGLPDIFGLLGKAARVILDAISFYLTLRSSPFIEILDNVPLRHREISSSVLSVCCHARPSFQGAQHDLATPEGGQLVMYPDHEHQADKSMISLVKSDRAGLHIRDFQGRWILVDGDLGPQEAIVYPGLALYQATAGYINPALHRAEVNSMQGSMHGRCSISFKLMPKSMTSLSCSEMRAAGHGVEAQFQLPVPVDDFMQRSYPTDQLFHRQNIHCFNFPPAQDGSMKPLTRRRKNDPRSKPLPPSKRLRLEAQRVLKERVQDIADKKGIKLRFCNLKECENHVHTLESPCANIRMEIGWPPGVPFVHPHDLPNKAKIGFLEAYEPGWAATHDMENQSP from the exons ATGGCAGGCAGTGGCCTGCCATCTTTGGGTCGTGTGAAGCTCACTGATCTAGTTCCCTCTGAAGGACTTCCTTCTGATTCTTACAAATTATCAGTCTCGACTTTGTCTCAGTCCCTAGCTCAATACTCTGCTGCCATCATTCAATTCCCAGCCAGTGATGGGGCTCTTTTAAGATCTGGGTTGGATTCTGCCCGCCTATACTTTCACCAAAGAGCCTCATACCCAGCTGCAGACATGATACATACCAATGATTCTCGTGAGTGGTGCAAGACATCTGGATACTATGCTGATCCTCAAATGTGGCAAGAATCTTATGATTACAGGCCAGGCCTGACTCCTAATGAGCCAAACAATGCAATGGAATTTCCTCCAGCTGGTTTACCGGATATATTTGGCCTGCTTGGAAAGGCAGCTCGGGTTATACTGGACGCTATCAGCTTCTATTTGACCTTGCGCAGCTCTCCATTTATTGAAATTCTAGATAATGTTCCATTGAGACATCGGGAAATTTCATCTTCAGTATTATCTGTTTGCTGTCATGCGAGGCCGTCGTTTCAGGGAGCACAACATGATTTAGCAACTCCAGAGGGTGGACAGTTAGTTATGTATCCGGACCATGAACACCAAGCTGATAAAAGCATGATATCTCTTGTTAAGTCAGATCGGGCAGGATTACACATAAGAGATTTCCAAGGCAGGTGGATTCTAGTGGATGGAGATCTTGGTCCCCAAGAAGCCATTGTTTATCCTGGACTTGCACTTTATCAGGCAACGGCAGGCTATATCAACCCTGCGTTACATAGAGCAGAGGTCAATAGTATGCAGGGTAGCATGCATGGAAGATGTTCTATATCTTTTAAACTAATGCCTAAATCAATGACCAGTCTCAGTTGTTCAGAGATGAGAGCAGCTGGTCATGGGGTTGAAGCTCAGTTCCAGCTTCCAGTACCTGTAGATGACTTCATGCAGAGATCCTATCCAACTGATCAGCTTTTCCACAGGCAGAATATCCACTGTTTTAATTTCCCTCCAGCCCAAGATG GGTCTATGAAGCCCTTGACGAGGAGGAGGAAAAATGATCCAAGAAGTAAACCGTTGCCACCTTCCAAAAGATTACGGCTCGAGGCTCAGAGGGTTCTGAAGGAGAGGGTTCAGGACATTGCAGATAAGAAGGGCATCAAGCTGAGGTTTTGTAACCTGAAGGAATGTGAGAATCATGTTCACACACTAGAAAGCCCATGTGCCAACATAAGAATGGAAATTGGGTGGCCACCTGGAGTACCATTTGTTCATCCCCATGATCTACCTAATAAGGCAAAGATTGGTTTCCTCGAAGCATATGAACCTGGTTGGGCAGCAACTCATGATATGGA AAATCAATCTCCATAG
- the LOC122289591 gene encoding uncharacterized protein LOC122289591 isoform X3 has protein sequence MAGSGLPSLGRVKLTDLVPSEGLPSDSYKLSVSTLSQSLAQYSAAIIQFPASDGALLRSGLDSARLYFHQRASYPAADMIHTNDSREWCKTSGYYADPQMWQESYDYRPGLTPNEPNNAMEFPPAGLPDIFGLLGKAARVILDAISFYLTLRSSPFIEILDNVPLRHREISSSVLSVCCHARPSFQGAQHDLATPEGGQLVMYPDHEHQADKSMISLVKSDRAGLHIRDFQGRWILVDGDLGPQEAIVYPGLALYQATAGYINPALHRAEVNSMQGSMHGRCSISFKLMPKSMTSLSCSEMRAAGHGVEAQFQLPVPVDDFMQRSYPTDQLFHRQNIHCFNFPPAQDGSMKPLTRRRKNDPRSKPLPPSKRLRLEAQRVLKERVQDIADKKGIKLRFCNLKECENHVHTLESPCANIRMEIGWPPGVPFVHPHDLPNKAKIGFLEAYEPGWAATHDMELSLTEPGQASQHSVN, from the exons ATGGCAGGCAGTGGCCTGCCATCTTTGGGTCGTGTGAAGCTCACTGATCTAGTTCCCTCTGAAGGACTTCCTTCTGATTCTTACAAATTATCAGTCTCGACTTTGTCTCAGTCCCTAGCTCAATACTCTGCTGCCATCATTCAATTCCCAGCCAGTGATGGGGCTCTTTTAAGATCTGGGTTGGATTCTGCCCGCCTATACTTTCACCAAAGAGCCTCATACCCAGCTGCAGACATGATACATACCAATGATTCTCGTGAGTGGTGCAAGACATCTGGATACTATGCTGATCCTCAAATGTGGCAAGAATCTTATGATTACAGGCCAGGCCTGACTCCTAATGAGCCAAACAATGCAATGGAATTTCCTCCAGCTGGTTTACCGGATATATTTGGCCTGCTTGGAAAGGCAGCTCGGGTTATACTGGACGCTATCAGCTTCTATTTGACCTTGCGCAGCTCTCCATTTATTGAAATTCTAGATAATGTTCCATTGAGACATCGGGAAATTTCATCTTCAGTATTATCTGTTTGCTGTCATGCGAGGCCGTCGTTTCAGGGAGCACAACATGATTTAGCAACTCCAGAGGGTGGACAGTTAGTTATGTATCCGGACCATGAACACCAAGCTGATAAAAGCATGATATCTCTTGTTAAGTCAGATCGGGCAGGATTACACATAAGAGATTTCCAAGGCAGGTGGATTCTAGTGGATGGAGATCTTGGTCCCCAAGAAGCCATTGTTTATCCTGGACTTGCACTTTATCAGGCAACGGCAGGCTATATCAACCCTGCGTTACATAGAGCAGAGGTCAATAGTATGCAGGGTAGCATGCATGGAAGATGTTCTATATCTTTTAAACTAATGCCTAAATCAATGACCAGTCTCAGTTGTTCAGAGATGAGAGCAGCTGGTCATGGGGTTGAAGCTCAGTTCCAGCTTCCAGTACCTGTAGATGACTTCATGCAGAGATCCTATCCAACTGATCAGCTTTTCCACAGGCAGAATATCCACTGTTTTAATTTCCCTCCAGCCCAAGATG GGTCTATGAAGCCCTTGACGAGGAGGAGGAAAAATGATCCAAGAAGTAAACCGTTGCCACCTTCCAAAAGATTACGGCTCGAGGCTCAGAGGGTTCTGAAGGAGAGGGTTCAGGACATTGCAGATAAGAAGGGCATCAAGCTGAGGTTTTGTAACCTGAAGGAATGTGAGAATCATGTTCACACACTAGAAAGCCCATGTGCCAACATAAGAATGGAAATTGGGTGGCCACCTGGAGTACCATTTGTTCATCCCCATGATCTACCTAATAAGGCAAAGATTGGTTTCCTCGAAGCATATGAACCTGGTTGGGCAGCAACTCATGATATGGAGTTAAGTCTAACTGAACCTGGGCAGGCCAGTCAACACTCGGTTAATT AA
- the LOC122289591 gene encoding uncharacterized protein LOC122289591 isoform X2, with the protein MAGSGLPSLGRVKLTDLVPSEGLPSDSYKLSVSTLSQSLAQYSAAIIQFPASDGALLRSGLDSARLYFHQRASYPAADMIHTNDSREWCKTSGYYADPQMWQESYDYRPGLTPNEPNNAMEFPPAGLPDIFGLLGKAARVILDAISFYLTLRSSPFIEILDNVPLRHREISSSVLSVCCHARPSFQGAQHDLATPEGGQLVMYPDHEHQADKSMISLVKSDRAGLHIRDFQGRWILVDGDLGPQEAIVYPGLALYQATAGYINPALHRAEVNSMQGSMHGRCSISFKLMPKSMTSLSCSEMRAAGHGVEAQFQLPVPVDDFMQRSYPTDQLFHRQNIHCFNFPPAQDGSMKPLTRRRKNDPRSKPLPPSKRLRLEAQRVLKERVQDIADKKGIKLRFCNLKECENHVHTLESPCANIRMEIGWPPGVPFVHPHDLPNKAKIGFLEAYEPGWAATHDMELSLTEPGQASQHSVNCN; encoded by the exons ATGGCAGGCAGTGGCCTGCCATCTTTGGGTCGTGTGAAGCTCACTGATCTAGTTCCCTCTGAAGGACTTCCTTCTGATTCTTACAAATTATCAGTCTCGACTTTGTCTCAGTCCCTAGCTCAATACTCTGCTGCCATCATTCAATTCCCAGCCAGTGATGGGGCTCTTTTAAGATCTGGGTTGGATTCTGCCCGCCTATACTTTCACCAAAGAGCCTCATACCCAGCTGCAGACATGATACATACCAATGATTCTCGTGAGTGGTGCAAGACATCTGGATACTATGCTGATCCTCAAATGTGGCAAGAATCTTATGATTACAGGCCAGGCCTGACTCCTAATGAGCCAAACAATGCAATGGAATTTCCTCCAGCTGGTTTACCGGATATATTTGGCCTGCTTGGAAAGGCAGCTCGGGTTATACTGGACGCTATCAGCTTCTATTTGACCTTGCGCAGCTCTCCATTTATTGAAATTCTAGATAATGTTCCATTGAGACATCGGGAAATTTCATCTTCAGTATTATCTGTTTGCTGTCATGCGAGGCCGTCGTTTCAGGGAGCACAACATGATTTAGCAACTCCAGAGGGTGGACAGTTAGTTATGTATCCGGACCATGAACACCAAGCTGATAAAAGCATGATATCTCTTGTTAAGTCAGATCGGGCAGGATTACACATAAGAGATTTCCAAGGCAGGTGGATTCTAGTGGATGGAGATCTTGGTCCCCAAGAAGCCATTGTTTATCCTGGACTTGCACTTTATCAGGCAACGGCAGGCTATATCAACCCTGCGTTACATAGAGCAGAGGTCAATAGTATGCAGGGTAGCATGCATGGAAGATGTTCTATATCTTTTAAACTAATGCCTAAATCAATGACCAGTCTCAGTTGTTCAGAGATGAGAGCAGCTGGTCATGGGGTTGAAGCTCAGTTCCAGCTTCCAGTACCTGTAGATGACTTCATGCAGAGATCCTATCCAACTGATCAGCTTTTCCACAGGCAGAATATCCACTGTTTTAATTTCCCTCCAGCCCAAGATG GGTCTATGAAGCCCTTGACGAGGAGGAGGAAAAATGATCCAAGAAGTAAACCGTTGCCACCTTCCAAAAGATTACGGCTCGAGGCTCAGAGGGTTCTGAAGGAGAGGGTTCAGGACATTGCAGATAAGAAGGGCATCAAGCTGAGGTTTTGTAACCTGAAGGAATGTGAGAATCATGTTCACACACTAGAAAGCCCATGTGCCAACATAAGAATGGAAATTGGGTGGCCACCTGGAGTACCATTTGTTCATCCCCATGATCTACCTAATAAGGCAAAGATTGGTTTCCTCGAAGCATATGAACCTGGTTGGGCAGCAACTCATGATATGGAGTTAAGTCTAACTGAACCTGGGCAGGCCAGTCAACACTCGGTTAATTGTAACT AA